From a region of the Deinococcus detaillensis genome:
- the dtd gene encoding D-aminoacyl-tRNA deacylase, protein MRAVVQRVTGASCEVDGTVTGQIGAGLLVLLGVAPQDTPETARQLAAKLVKLRIFNDDNGKMNRSLADIGGGILSISQFTLFADTSRGNRPSFLGAAPPEQGKALYAEFNAALRSLGVQVDEGVFGAHMSVSLVNDGPVTLTLES, encoded by the coding sequence GTGCGGGCCGTGGTTCAGCGGGTCACTGGGGCGAGCTGCGAAGTAGACGGCACGGTGACTGGCCAAATCGGAGCGGGCCTGCTGGTGCTGCTGGGCGTCGCTCCTCAAGACACCCCCGAGACGGCCCGTCAACTGGCCGCCAAACTGGTCAAGCTGCGAATTTTTAATGACGACAACGGCAAAATGAACCGCTCCCTGGCCGACATAGGCGGCGGCATACTGAGCATTTCGCAGTTCACTTTGTTCGCCGATACTTCACGCGGCAACCGCCCCAGTTTTCTGGGAGCCGCGCCGCCGGAACAAGGCAAAGCCCTGTACGCCGAGTTCAATGCTGCCTTGCGCTCGCTGGGTGTGCAGGTGGATGAAGGCGTGTTTGGAGCGCACATGAGCGTCTCACTGGTCAACGATGGCCCAGTCACTTTAACGCTGGAAAGTTGA
- a CDS encoding DUF1844 domain-containing protein — MANPEFLGLVHSLQATAEAALGDINAATASANRDGLLAADRARQTADRSLKLLSMLAEKTRGNLDFTEAEVLSNAVTSLRERLHN, encoded by the coding sequence ATGGCAAATCCTGAATTCCTCGGCCTCGTTCACTCGCTTCAGGCCACTGCTGAGGCGGCGCTGGGCGACATCAACGCGGCCACGGCCAGCGCCAACCGTGACGGCCTGCTGGCGGCCGACCGTGCCCGACAGACCGCTGACCGATCCTTAAAGCTCCTGAGCATGTTGGCCGAAAAAACGCGAGGCAATTTAGACTTCACCGAAGCCGAGGTGCTGAGCAACGCCGTAACCTCGCTGCGCGAACGGCTGCACAACTAA
- a CDS encoding ArgE/DapE family deacylase, producing MLENLTESTLTKLLAALIQIDSTNPSLIAGGVGEAPIAQFVEDWLTRRGIEVELDQAAAGRPSVVARVRGQGGGRALLLNAHLDTVGTANMPDALTPRIQDGRMYGRGSYDMKSGLAACLLALLDAQSANLRGDVILTAVADEEHASIGTSSVLRRLSADAAIVTEPTSLKLCVAHKGFTWHQIKTFGVAAHGSRPDLGSDAVAQMGRVLGKLEALQTELERRPAHPLLGHASVHASTIAGGQELSSYPAECILNLERRTLPGETAEAVSAEWEGILAELSNSPDFKAEHRLLLARSAFSVPGDAPIVQILETQAAQVLGHVPEQIGLSFWMDSALIAGAGIPTVIFGPHGGGAHSAAEWVDLESVEQCRAILSGVVRAFCG from the coding sequence GTGCTTGAGAATCTGACCGAGTCGACGCTGACCAAGCTGCTCGCCGCCCTGATCCAAATAGATTCCACCAACCCTTCTTTAATCGCTGGCGGCGTGGGTGAAGCGCCGATTGCCCAGTTTGTGGAAGATTGGCTGACCCGGCGCGGGATAGAGGTGGAGCTCGATCAAGCCGCAGCAGGCCGCCCAAGTGTGGTGGCGCGGGTGCGTGGGCAAGGCGGGGGCCGCGCGCTGCTGCTCAATGCCCACTTGGACACGGTCGGCACGGCCAATATGCCGGACGCGCTGACACCCCGTATTCAAGACGGGCGGATGTACGGGCGCGGCAGCTACGACATGAAAAGTGGGCTGGCCGCCTGTCTGTTGGCGCTGCTGGACGCCCAGTCGGCCAACTTACGCGGCGACGTGATTTTGACGGCGGTGGCCGACGAGGAACACGCCAGCATCGGCACCAGCTCGGTGCTGCGGCGGTTAAGTGCCGACGCCGCCATTGTCACCGAACCCACCAGCTTGAAGCTGTGCGTGGCCCATAAGGGCTTTACTTGGCACCAAATCAAAACCTTTGGCGTGGCCGCGCACGGGTCAAGGCCCGATCTGGGCAGCGACGCCGTCGCCCAGATGGGCAGGGTGCTGGGCAAACTGGAAGCCTTGCAAACTGAGCTGGAACGCCGCCCCGCTCATCCACTCTTGGGCCACGCCTCTGTTCACGCCTCGACCATTGCGGGCGGTCAAGAACTCTCCAGTTATCCAGCAGAATGCATCTTGAACTTGGAGCGCCGCACGCTGCCCGGTGAGACGGCGGAAGCCGTGAGCGCCGAGTGGGAGGGCATTTTGGCTGAACTCTCAAACTCCCCGGACTTCAAGGCCGAGCACCGACTCCTGCTTGCCCGTTCAGCCTTCAGCGTGCCGGGTGACGCGCCCATCGTGCAAATACTTGAGACGCAGGCCGCACAGGTCTTGGGTCACGTGCCGGAGCAAATCGGCCTGAGTTTTTGGATGGACTCGGCGTTGATCGCTGGTGCGGGCATTCCCACCGTTATTTTCGGGCCACACGGCGGCGGAGCGCACTCGGCAGCCGAATGGGTAGACCTTGAGTCGGTGGAGCAGTGCAGGGCCATTTTGAGTGGGGTGGTGCGGGCGTTTTGTGGATAG
- a CDS encoding diaminopropionate ammonia-lyase: MMQPADAARIFVNPRPRTFETPAQTGLSDFHRKLPFYAPTPLVSAPYVAAVLGVRQVWVKDESSRLGLPAYKILGAAWATYRELETRFGPFKPWETLTDLRGQLPPATLVAATDGNHGRAVARMAHWLGLGAQILVPSDMGAARQNAIRSEGAGVEVVDGSYDQAVSAAAKLADDTHLVISDTAWEGYQRVPAWVIAGYGTIFGEIDQQLAALGADQPSAVAAQMGVGSLAAAVIQHYRAAESTHVLGVEPTQADCVLRSLEAGQLVEVAGPHRSIMAGLNCGNTSPLAWPLLQGGLSASVAVPDERAEEAMRLLAASGVVSGESGAAGLAGFLELLSGRHPAAAVALGLTQDSSLLIISTEGATDPETYWRIVG; encoded by the coding sequence ATGATGCAACCCGCCGACGCCGCCCGCATCTTTGTCAATCCTCGGCCGCGAACCTTTGAAACCCCGGCTCAGACCGGCCTGAGCGACTTTCACCGCAAATTGCCGTTCTACGCGCCGACGCCGCTGGTCAGTGCGCCGTACGTGGCCGCTGTGCTGGGCGTGCGGCAGGTCTGGGTCAAGGATGAATCCAGCCGCCTGGGACTGCCTGCTTACAAGATTTTGGGTGCGGCTTGGGCCACCTACAGGGAACTCGAAACCCGCTTTGGCCCGTTCAAGCCGTGGGAAACGCTGACTGACTTGCGTGGGCAACTGCCGCCCGCGACTTTGGTGGCCGCCACCGACGGCAATCACGGCAGGGCAGTGGCCCGCATGGCGCACTGGCTGGGGCTGGGGGCGCAGATTCTGGTGCCGAGCGACATGGGAGCGGCCCGCCAAAATGCCATTCGCAGCGAAGGTGCGGGTGTAGAGGTCGTCGACGGTTCTTACGATCAAGCGGTCAGCGCCGCCGCCAAACTGGCAGATGACACCCACCTGGTCATCAGCGATACGGCCTGGGAAGGCTATCAGCGCGTACCGGCTTGGGTCATCGCGGGCTACGGCACGATTTTTGGCGAAATAGATCAGCAGCTCGCCGCGCTGGGAGCCGATCAGCCGAGCGCCGTGGCCGCGCAAATGGGCGTCGGTTCGCTGGCAGCGGCGGTCATTCAGCATTACCGCGCCGCCGAGAGCACCCACGTTCTGGGCGTAGAGCCGACGCAGGCCGATTGCGTGCTGCGCTCATTGGAGGCGGGCCAACTGGTCGAAGTGGCTGGCCCTCACCGCTCCATCATGGCGGGGCTGAACTGCGGCAACACTTCGCCGCTGGCGTGGCCGCTGCTGCAAGGTGGCCTCAGCGCGTCGGTGGCGGTGCCGGACGAACGGGCCGAAGAAGCCATGCGCCTGCTTGCCGCCAGCGGTGTCGTGTCGGGCGAAAGCGGCGCAGCAGGCCTAGCTGGTTTCCTAGAACTGCTGAGCGGGCGTCACCCCGCTGCGGCGGTGGCCCTCGGCCTGACCCAAGACAGCAGTCTGCTCATCATTTCCACCGAGGGCGCGACCGATCCCGAAACGTACTGGCGGATCGTGGGCTAA
- a CDS encoding LLM class flavin-dependent oxidoreductase encodes MSDSTPIPFELGLYSFGERTPDTQTGLTVSPQQRVRDLLEEIELADQVGLDVYGIGEHHRADYLVSTPAVVLAAAAARTKTIRLTSAVTVLGTEDPVRVFQAFATLDLISGGRAEIMAGRGSFSESFPIFIGGMPRDYDELFAEKLDLLLELRDSERISWSGKYRPALVNVGIYPRPMQDELPIWLAVGGTPASAVRAGQLGLPLALAIIGGMPEQFKGFTDLYRDSAAQAGRDPAALKLGINSHGYIAATSQAARDESFPAHAAAMYAIGKERGWSKMTRQQYDASSTLRGAYFVGDPEQVAEKILYQHEIFDHNRFLLQMSVGTLPHAQIMKAIELYGTQVAPLVRSEVAKRQKRELVSV; translated from the coding sequence ATGTCTGATTCCACTCCAATTCCCTTTGAACTCGGCCTCTACAGCTTCGGCGAGCGCACGCCCGACACCCAGACGGGCCTGACCGTCAGTCCGCAGCAGCGCGTCCGCGATTTGCTGGAAGAAATCGAGCTGGCCGATCAAGTGGGCTTGGACGTCTACGGCATCGGCGAGCACCACCGCGCCGATTATCTGGTGTCCACTCCGGCGGTGGTGCTGGCGGCAGCAGCGGCCCGAACCAAAACGATCCGGCTGACCAGCGCCGTGACCGTGCTGGGCACCGAAGACCCGGTGCGGGTGTTTCAGGCCTTTGCCACGCTGGATTTGATCTCGGGTGGCCGCGCCGAAATCATGGCCGGGCGCGGCAGCTTTTCCGAGTCGTTCCCCATTTTCATTGGCGGAATGCCCCGCGATTACGATGAACTGTTTGCCGAGAAGCTGGACTTGCTGCTTGAGCTGCGTGACTCCGAGCGCATTTCCTGGTCGGGGAAATACCGCCCGGCGCTGGTGAATGTGGGCATTTATCCGCGCCCAATGCAAGATGAATTGCCGATCTGGTTGGCCGTAGGCGGCACCCCCGCTTCAGCAGTGCGAGCCGGGCAACTCGGCCTTCCGCTGGCCTTGGCGATCATCGGCGGAATGCCCGAGCAGTTTAAAGGCTTCACCGACCTCTACCGCGATTCGGCGGCGCAGGCCGGGCGCGACCCTGCCGCACTCAAGCTGGGCATCAACTCGCACGGCTACATTGCTGCAACCTCGCAGGCCGCCCGTGACGAGTCTTTTCCGGCGCACGCCGCCGCCATGTACGCCATCGGCAAGGAGCGCGGCTGGAGCAAGATGACCCGCCAGCAATACGACGCTTCCAGCACCCTGCGCGGCGCGTACTTCGTGGGCGACCCCGAACAGGTGGCCGAGAAGATTTTGTATCAGCACGAGATCTTTGACCACAACCGCTTTTTGCTTCAGATGAGTGTCGGCACGCTTCCCCACGCCCAGATCATGAAGGCGATTGAGTTGTACGGCACACAGGTCGCGCCGCTGGTCAGAAGTGAAGTCGCCAAGCGGCAGAAGCGGGAATTGGTTTCGGTATAA
- a CDS encoding YiaA/YiaB family inner membrane protein gives MSAAHTNPDVLGDSSSWMSFIWIGFVTSMTLMLIGIYFLPVDWWIRGYLYMGTLFLTASTLTLSKSLRDRHEYERLVNRVKNARTEQVLSQFDRT, from the coding sequence ATGAGTGCAGCCCACACCAACCCCGACGTATTAGGTGATTCTTCGTCTTGGATGTCGTTTATCTGGATCGGTTTTGTCACCAGCATGACGCTGATGCTGATCGGTATTTACTTCTTGCCGGTGGATTGGTGGATTCGCGGCTACCTCTACATGGGCACCCTCTTTCTGACGGCCAGCACCCTGACACTCTCCAAGAGCTTGCGCGACCGCCACGAATATGAGCGCCTCGTCAACCGCGTCAAAAACGCCCGCACCGAGCAGGTGCTCAGCCAGTTTGACCGTACTTAA